From a single Clostridium isatidis genomic region:
- a CDS encoding NADH peroxidase — translation MKKFVCTICGYVYEGEAAPAECPVCHAGADKFVEQSGELKWADEHRIGVAQGVDERVIEGLRANFVGECTEVGMYLAMSRQADREGYPEVAEAYKRIAFEEAEHAAKFAELLGEVVVADTKANLEARVEAEYGATQGKKDLATLAKQLNLDAIHDTVHEMCKDEARHGKAFLGLLNRYFGDK, via the coding sequence ATGAAAAAGTTTGTATGTACAATTTGTGGATATGTTTATGAAGGAGAAGCAGCACCAGCTGAATGTCCAGTATGCCATGCTGGAGCAGATAAGTTCGTAGAACAATCAGGAGAATTAAAATGGGCTGACGAACATAGAATAGGAGTAGCTCAAGGTGTAGATGAAAGAGTTATAGAAGGTTTAAGAGCAAACTTCGTTGGAGAATGTACAGAAGTTGGTATGTATTTAGCAATGTCAAGACAAGCTGACAGAGAAGGATATCCAGAAGTTGCTGAAGCATATAAGAGAATAGCATTTGAAGAAGCAGAACATGCTGCAAAATTTGCTGAATTACTAGGAGAAGTTGTTGTAGCTGATACTAAGGCTAACTTAGAAGCAAGAGTAGAAGCTGAATACGGTGCAACTCAAGGAAAGAAAGATTTAGCAACATTAGCTAAACAATTAAACTTAGATGCAATCCATGACACAGTACATGAAATGTGCAAGGATGAAGCAAGACATGGAAAGGCATTCTTAGGATTATTAAACAGATATTTTGGTGATAAATAA